The genomic segment TGTCATCCTTGGGTACCGTTTTCCCTATTTCATAGTCTGCTAGGGACCGGACGCTCACGTTTAAACGTTCTGCTGCCTGTTCCTGCGTCAGGCCTGCAACTTTTCTGGCAGTCTGATATATGTTTCCGCACGTTCTCTGCATGGTTTTTCCCTCCTTTCGCCTTTATAATAAAACTAACCTGGACAGTAAACGCCTCACCCCTTATATATGCCGGGCCGTCGTAGCCGGGTGGCCCCTTTGTTCTTTTTCATATTGGGCATATGAACCTTGACAATTTTATTTAGCGACACATATTTAAACGAGGTCCCTTTAGGCTTGTCCTTCTGGTTGTGCATTTAAAAGGGCGCATTCGCCCTTCATCAGGCTGTTTCTTTTTCCCGCTCCAGGATCTCTTCCCAAATCTCCCATCCAGCTTGGTGAAACTCATTAATGATGCGGTCTATCTCTTCCAGGGACTTGGGAACTGGCGCTATTATATGAACTGTTGTGTTACCGGATTTATATGTCTCAGCGTATTGCATGCCCCTCTACCCCCTTAATAAAATGTATGAGTGCCGGATTTTGTCCCATACATCTAAGCTGATTTATCTTTAGTGTTACATGCAGTCAACGCTTCGGGGAAAAAAATATAATCTTTATAGTTAAGATTATTTTTCTCACAAAAAACCATAAGCGCTCCTAAAAATTTAGCGCCAGCTTTACTGTTTTCTTTTGTAAGAGTCCTGTGTACATGTGCTACATTCAAATTAAGTTCCCTTGCAAACGCATTATAATTGCCATTACAGTACTCCTCCATTAGTTCTAATACCTTACTTTTTATAATATCCAATAGTTTCACCTCCATGATGATTGAAAGTCTATAGATATAAAAAACGGACACAAGGGACTAGCCCTCATGCCCGCTGCCGCTGGCGTTCGTCGGGGCGGCTTTCTCGCATTCCCGGACCGCCACCCATTGACTGTATGTAATATTTACTATAGTTAATACTATCACTATC from the Bacillota bacterium genome contains:
- a CDS encoding cell division protein FtsZ; translated protein: MQYAETYKSGNTTVHIIAPVPKSLEEIDRIINEFHQAGWEIWEEILEREKETA
- a CDS encoding helix-turn-helix transcriptional regulator produces the protein MQRTCGNIYQTARKVAGLTQEQAAERLNVSVRSLADYEIGKTVPKDDIVCAMMRSYGTRWLGYQHLHQGNIRDGRSCSGGNIFRLGGYGW
- a CDS encoding XRE family transcriptional regulator: MEEYCNGNYNAFARELNLNVAHVHRTLTKENSKAGAKFLGALMVFCEKNNLNYKDYIFFPEALTACNTKDKSA